One genomic segment of Acanthochromis polyacanthus isolate Apoly-LR-REF ecotype Palm Island chromosome 9, KAUST_Apoly_ChrSc, whole genome shotgun sequence includes these proteins:
- the zgc:92591 gene encoding late histone H2B.L4, giving the protein MTNDISKKKGKGSSEKKAKRKAKRRETYAMYIYKVLKQVHPDTGISSRAMSIMNSFVNDLFERIATEASRLAQYNKRSTITSREVQTAVRLLLPGELAKHAVSEGTKAVTKYTSSK; this is encoded by the exons ATGACTAACGACATATCCAAAAAGAAGGGAAAGGGTTCAAGCGAGAAGAAGGCGAAAAGAAAAGCCAAGAGACGAGAGACTTACGCCATGTACATCTACAAAGTTCTGAAACAG GTTCATCCGGACACGGGTATCTCCAGCAGAGCCATGAGCATCATGAACTCCTTCGTGAACGACCTGTTCGAGCGCATCGCCACAGAGGCGTCCCGGCTGGCTCAGTACAACAAGCGCTCCACCATCACCAGCAGGGAGGTGCAGACGGCggtgaggctgctgctgcccgGGGAGCTGGCCAAGCACGCCGTGTCCGAGGGCACCAAGGCGGTCACCAAGTACACCAGCTCCAAGTGA